The region caggaATCGATTCATGCACCTCCTCCTACTCAACTCATATGTTCCCCAGCACCTACCACTTAATCGAGCTATCATATGGGGACAAAATAATACTTTGTTGATTGTTAACCCAATCATCCAAATATTTTGTAGATTTACTATTAGAAGTTTGGCTCTCAAATATTTTGTAGATTCTAATCGTCGTTTatggtttcaaaaaaataaaataatcgtcgtttaaaaaaatcaaatcaaatttgcAGCAAATAAATAATCTTTCAAATTcatcttttattttaaatttaattatctaataataAACTTTATCTTAATAAGATCACAAGTCAATTTTAATGAGAAAATATTATCTTGATCTGAAAATAAATCTTTTAACTTTTTTTGAACCAAAGTTAAATCTTTTCTTGATTTCAATTTGAATAGTAACATTTTACTATATTTTAATTGTTttagaattaaatttaaatgactttcaaaaaaattgaatgaactattatttaatttttttatattaatacttttttaatgtttattttgattttattaaaCCCAAATCCTCattgatttgacttttttttacgGGCTCATTGTATTTCTTTTTAACgtaatttttagttttattgttatttgtgaTTGAAATTAGGTTCTACTTTCGTTGAAATaggattgaagaaaaaaacacttCTGCGAACCGATGGTTGAAACCACCGATATGAAGCAACCACCTCCACTCCTGCCATCGCCGCTGGTCTTACCAGAGGAACTGATCGTCGAGATCCTCCTTAAGCTTCCGGTGAGAATCCTTCTACAATTCAGATGCGTATGCAAATCATGGAAAACTCTCATCTACAATCCCCATTTTGTGAGGGACCACCTCCACAATTCAATCTCTGATACAAGCTTAACAAACCAACGATTGGTTAGTTTCACCAACGATAAATCTAACGAAACGACAACATGTTCAGTGCAGTCATTGTTTGAAAACTCATCGGCCCTTCCGGAAATacttagggcctgtttggtttgagaaaacattttctgttttcattttctaattCCATTTCTTgaaaatgattttcatttttaattttttgaaattaagaaaacatgtttggtttagttttctattttttattttttggaaatGAAAACTCTGGAAATGTGTTTGGTTAAACTATTTTCAGAAAGATTGTGAAAATAACTTCAAATAATAAAAAcgtatttatatatttatttatgaataCTTTGTGAGTTAAATTTACAGCATAAGGTAATaatgattgattttttttataatgtatttatttaaaaagtaataaaaagTAAAGTTGTTCATAACAAACTGGACATATTTTTACATAACcgaaaaaaatttggaaaaaaaatagtataagGTTTTAATTCAAAAATCAAGATCAGAGAATACAGATATGGGTATAGTTCTCATGAATTGGCTATTGCACAAGTGCACAGGATGACACTACACGTaaacattaaataatatattgtgTTTTGTGTATTTTATAGCATGAAATATGACCgtgttttgttttggttggaTTTGATCCCGGGACGTTGGAGTTCTTATGaagaatataaaataaaagtcCACTTATTTACAAGTTTGCCACCGCGTTTTCAATTTTCTCATTTCCATTGTCTTTCGAGAGAAAACACAgaaaacaacttttttttattttcaaaactgaacCCATTTCCGAAAATGtttctaaaaaaaatgtttccaaaattttaaccaaacacattttcacctctattttctgttttaagtgaaaatgaaaatagaaaacacacaaaccaaacaggcccttagcTTCAATGCCAAGTCCAAGAACCAATATATTGTAGGTTCATGTTATGGGCTGGTTTGTTTGTATGGTGATGGTTATTTTAGGTTGTGGAACCCTTGTACTAGATTGATTTCTGTGAGATCTCCACGCCTCCATTTGAAAGGGCACATACATTCGGGCTTCGGTTATGATCAAGTTAATAACAAGTACAAGGTGCTAATATATACTCGAGACTTTAAGACCAAAGTCCATACCTTTGGTACTAATTCTTGGACAACTATTCGTACTTTCCCATGTGCGCTGATGGGTTTGCATGGAAAATTTGTGAGTGGTACTCTGAATTGGTTGGCTCGTAAAAAAGATTGTATTATTTCTTTTGATTTGGAGAAGCAAACTTATGATGAAGTGTTGCTCCCTCTTCAACTACATGATGACTTGTCCCGCTATCCTGTGTTAGATGCCTTGAGTAACCGTCTTTGTTTGACTTACTGTGACACTATTCACTGTGTTGTGTGGTTGATGGAAAAATATGGCATTCAAGAGtcttggactaaattgatatcAATCCCATGTTTGAAGTTTCAGATTTCTGAGAGTAAGCTTTATTTTTACCTTCACCCTTTGTGCATTTCAGAAAATGTGGTTGTTATGGTGAGATCTAATAATCTTCAACTAGTTATGTATAACACAAATAATGGCAAGTTGAAGTTTGCTAAGATCAAGGGAAAGTTTAGGTACGACATGCATATTTACCATGAGTCTTTAGTTTCACCATTGTAGAATCTTCCtatttttacttatatatgGTTTTGGAATTGTTTTCTTAATAAGTAAGAACCTATGATCTCATGACTCCAATATTACAAAATTTATGAGGTATTACTAGCTAGTGTTGTATTCACCTTATATTTTTAGTTGTCTCCTTCCTCTTATATTTAGATAGCATATTTATGTGATCTAAGAGGAGTAGGACAGATGTGTTTAGTTGTTCTTAATGCAGAAACAGTAAATCGATGCTAATTGACTGCTGCAAAGCTAGGTAGATACTTTATGCAGCATTAACCAAATAGAGGCAGAGAGTTGCTAATATCATGATCATAACCTCGAACATTGGTATTATTAAATGTGTAAAGCTGAAAGGACAAATCCAGGTAGTATTCATAACCCATGAATTTCAATCTGTATGCTACATAAACTACATATTATATTCTCAACTTCATGCCTCAACTCAATCCCAAAACGGGATCGATAAACAAAATTTAGTTAAAATAGTCACAAACCCATCACACATTGTTCGAGGTTATATATGTTATTTATagataaaataggctaattaaatATCATGTCTTTAGAAGTTATTGATAGTTAAAAATTATGTACTAAGCTAGCTCGTGAAGAATGCCAATTAACACTGAACATTTCATAGTTCCATGCTTTCTGAGTCCAATAACCAGTATGTTGAAACCTCTATCTCTATGTATGCCTCGCATGCTTATTGTAGTCAAAGTCAATTTTATTGGCATACTTACTCTGCAATTACATGCAAAACATATTTATGAGCATACAATACATAGCTAGAAGTTACAGGTGACGACGTTCTTTAAAATAAGGCTTAAATACATTTTTAGTCGTATTATGTTTGGGTGGTGTTGGTCCTTCTAGTTCCATCCAATTCTGTACGTCCTGGAAATGTTTGATGACTTGTTGTTGATGTTGATTTACTTCAGAGCCTGGCTATACCATGCTTTGTGTTGTGGTTTGTAAACTTTGAAattagtaataagttttattgtgTGAGACATTCtgttttcttttccctttttcttgCTAGTATTTCTTTCTTCATGTTGGGTAAGGCCTTGATAAAATGCAATAATGAAAACCGTTATAAATaacaatataaaattattccTATGCTCTTTGAACCAAAAACTTATATTTTTgagataattaattatttgacaTGTTATGAGAGCTTTTATGATTAAACGGTTAGAGTTTGATCATTGCTACCTccaatttttctaaaaaaaagttttttttgaaaagaaaaaaaaagtttaatacAGCACATCGTATATGAATCATTACATTATCCacaattctaaaattttgggaTACTTAATTGTTTAAAATCGAGACAAAACTTCAAAAATTCAACACAATACATGATTTGTTTTTTTGGAGAAGTTCCGATAATGCTACCTAATATACTAGCGTtttttaccccgtgcgttgcacggtgaATCGACGATCTCGTAAAAATGAGTATTTAACCAAGcaaaatcacaatgagtatcACACAACTTGTAGAATTTGTCAAAAACTTCATAtatatttaatcctaaataGTTTgtgaaaaacatttttaaaattgtgaaaAACATACTTAAATGAGATGAAAAATTGTTACCGAGAGTTGCGAAGctatgagacataagggttgaagGGAAATGAAGAGTtagcaaaaattattagtttttacatAAATTAGTTTTTATGTAAAATGTCTTTCCCCGTGAAAGATTTTTACCATGTGATCTAAATATAATTAGGAAAATGTTATAGTGCATGAGACAGAATTGTCATGTTATGCACGAGGTCCATTTGTGGCGGTTATAAACCGCTTGTAATTTTAAAACCGCCAGAAATTGCAAGCCGGGTTTTTGCAATTTGTGGCACTTATGCTTTTCTGGTGGTTTGTAACCGCCAGAAAATGTGTTTCGTGCATGACACAACAAATTCCGTCGTGTCATATAGCACTGCtcatataattatatttttcagTACACTAAATATAAGTATATAGTActcatttaagaaaaatgttttaaaatttgactGAATATTTGGCCtcaattactattatttagtactaattttaaatttcaaactcaaatttcaattttttttacaaattttaaaaaaggaaacacattaacttaaattaaatattgacTCCTTAATCTATGATATGATtctataaattaatttatttattaaaaaagcaaaaaaaaatcatttaattaTTGTGAATGAATTGACAAATGATTTAATGTGAAAAAGAACGTATTTTTGTATCTAagcaaaatattttaaaatccaAGTGAAAATTTGGATCAAATTACAATTATTTAgtactcattttaaatttcaattttaaattaaaaattattttttacaattttaaaaataataaatgaattaAGTTCGAAATTTATATTCTTCCAAATTATTTTCATACAAAGTAAAACTTTTCACAGTAATTGTTTAGATTTTATTCGAATGTACATTCCCTCATTTACCATTAAAACATGGATTTTAAACCAAAAATAGGATTGGAAAAACATGACTTTTCATAATTTGTTGTAATGATAATTAaaggaattaaaattaattttcgtATACATAAAATTAAGATCGATCCATTGAATAAGCAAAGAACATGAGGTGTACCTATCTTGGACAAGTTCAATAGTTATCATTTTCTGTTTAATACCATGTTTCTCGAACTCTTGTTCTCCACTTGCTACAATGAGAATCTCAATTACATCTGGtgaaatatagaaaaaaaaattgtaaggaATGAGAGTTTAAACTAAAAAACCGGATTTTCTATTTAATGTAAAAAACGTTTAATGTATTTTCGTATCATGTAATattctaaattattttaattgcaTTCCAaaccattatttttttttcaattaaatttatgttaaataaggaaatcagcgttttttctctttttaatagtaattagtattaaatgttgtattatgatttttttaaacatGTAAAAGTATTAAATGTTTGAAATCGTCAATGATACATAATTAAAATTGTCAATGATACATATTAATGTGATTTTCATATCATGTTATTTTCATATCATGTAaacattaaattattttaattgcaTTCATAACTATAATTTAATGGGGgacaaaaatacaaaattatagGGAAATCAATTAACTGTTTTTAATATGTGTGAGTCTCTCTgactgtgacacttgtcagccagagagGGGGTGATAACTTTTATTCTTGTATTGCCATGTGTACAATGTTTTTGGATAatgattttcttttatataGTATATAGATTTCATTTGTTTGTTCAATAAGCATTTATGGATGGGGTGATTGTAGAAATCCAAGGGATTTTAAATTCTAGGGAATTTAAttgattcaattgaattcccttGATTTTCAAATTCCCTTGTTTGGATAAGGTGATTAAATTCcatcaattttaaaattctttgtttgggtaatgctagggaattcaattgaatcaaTTGAATTTCCTTTATCTTacttttttaatctaattaatattatttggataattataataaaaaaacttaacttaaaattaaCCCAGAATTTTATAATCGGCCCAAACCCCCTGAATTGACTAAAAAATCTGAAATTAGTTGGATCACAAATTTCTAATACATTCACGGAGATATCACATTTCCTATTACTTTAAATTTAAAACTGTGTTTTTAACAAGTGCTAACATCAAtccaaatgaaaattaaataaaagaaagtcTCAACAGTAACAAGTGCTCACATCAAtccaaatgaaaattaaataaaaaaaagtctcAACAGTAACAAGTGCTAACATCAAtccaaatgaaaattaaataaaagaaagtcTCAACAGTGGCATAGTGGAAAGTTGGAAACACTACAAATGGGTCCATAAACTATAGCAAATCACGAATCAGTGCATAAAAGCTAAGATGTAatctttctttctctcaatgGGAAGAGCTTTCAAAATCTCCAACTTATTTGGATTTTCTGAAAGCCAATCCACTGCTTTTAGCCATTGAGTGCCATTAAGGTCCGGaatgttctttagctcatccatCACATCATGAACCACTTCTTGGACATTTTTCACCCCTTTTCTAGTTGCTTGTACAAATTCACTCAATGACTCAGCCACTTTATTCATTGAAGTAATTATCCCATTCTTTTCTCCACTTTTTCCCTTTTTGAATTCCATTGGTTGTTTGCTTTTCCTTGTTGTAGAGCTTTGTTCATCAGCATCAATATCCACAATATAAGCTCCATCCTCATTTGCTTCTTTGCTCATGATGTCATCTGCATCCAAGGATGTCTCTGCTCCAATTCCCGTTGCTCTATctttagcacacaagtctacaATGTCATCCCAATTAGCAATCACCTTAAATCGGAACCTCTTAGCGTCATTATGTGACTACAAAGAAAATAGACAGCATATTAATACTAACACAaacaataatttaattaaatagtaaTAACATTAAAAATCATTACCTTGACATACTCATTCCATGCATCTTCATTTGAAACTGAAATCATATATTTGGTTCCATCCCAATCAAAACCACTTTGACTAAGGATGTCACTAACAATGCCATACCATGATCTCCACAGCTTGATGCGGTTTTTAACATTCTCTCCAATAAGTTGCAAATTGAAGCGTGAAGACAATATTTGAGCTGCAGTGTTATATGCCACTCCTTTCCATGCACCATCACTCTTGTTTCCCATGCTTCTTTGATCTCTAAGTATATCAGCAAGTGCACGGTCCATCTCCAAGTTCCAAGTAAAGTAAGCTCTGCTATCATCTTTCTTATCCTCATTACTAGCTTCCgtcattttcctttttcccctcATCTCTCCTTCAAACATAAACAAACATTAGACAATTACTAATAACCAGAAGAAAAATAGAGCACTTGAACCTAATTGAAGTGTCCACAGCAAACAGATCAAATAACAAAAAGATGATGAATATCCTCAAGTTATAAAATATTACCCGGCAACCAACAAGTCAATATAGCAACTGTTCCAATAGCTCCTCACTGTCCAAGTCTCTGGTCCAGCTGTAACCctgtttgaaaataaataaacatgaaGAGTTTCTGAAAATAAACAGAATATACATATACAAGACAACATACTAAGCATTTAACTAATAATTGGATGAATCAAGCCACAGTTAGTTCTGATCAATCATTCAATTAATATTAATAGGATAAAAAGCTTGGAAACAAGGCTCTTCCAAGTGAGCCAACACACACAACAGAACAAAGCAACtacaaaaataaacaagaaaCACATAAGAAATGGAAAAACAGATAACAGACACAACAAACAAGGTAGAAAGCAAAGACAACTGATAACATGTTGTCCCTAAACTAAGTTTCTCCTATGTTGATATTCAACAAACATATCCATTGCTAAAGTGTCCCGAAACGTTGTCCATGCCTCAGATACTTGAATAGTTGTGACCTCATTTGCAACATTACTTGTAATTGTTTCCCCATGTTGACTGGTTAACTCTTCATCAACAACCGATAAAAGCTCCAAGTCCTGGACCTCTAAAATTGGGTCATATTGTTGCTCATCTCTTATAAAATTGTGCAGTACGAAACAAGCGTTAATCATtcttatttgtgtttttatatCAAAAAAGATGGAGTTCTTAATATACTCCATCGTTTTTTCAATATCCCAAATGATCTTTCAATTACATTCCTTGCACTTGCATGACGGAGATTGAACAACTCCTTGTAGTTTTGAGGGGTGTTTCCAATCCACTCATTGAGATGATATCTAGTCCCTCGATAAGGTGCTAAAAATCCTGGGCCATTTGTATATCCTGCGTCGACCAGAAAGTATTTACCTGCGATGGTTTTTTTccaagaaaacaaaaatcatataATTGTATTTAATATAGTAAAAAAAGTATCAAGGTTGAGAATATTACCATTCGGAATTTGAAGGTGATTTTGACGACGTAAAGCATCTCGCAATACTCGTGAATCTCCTGCCGAGCCTTCCCAACCAGGTAACACGTAAATAAACTTTAAATCTGGACCACAAACCCCTAACACATTCGTAGAGATGTCACCCTTTCTATTACGGTATCTAGGTTTATCTTCTGCTGCCACTGTTACTGGAATATGTGTCCCATCAAGTGCTCCAATCGAATTctaaaaaagtttaaaaatcataaataaGTTGTAATTACTAGAAATCTCATAATTACTCAAGCTTGTGATAAGTTTACCTTAAACCATCTCCATTTGTATGCCTCAGAGCCCTCTAGATTATTATGGTCTTGAAACTTCAAATATTCCCCACTCACTTTCATCATAGCTCGTAGGACATTGTTGAATTGCCTACTTATTGTTTCTTTGGATCTATAATAGGTAAAGTGCACTACTCTGTACTTTAGGTTGTGAGCAAGGATGTGCAAAAACATTGCCACTGCTTCAATCGTTGGGACATTTCTTGTTCTTACCAACTGTCATTTATCTTGTAAAATTCCACAAAGTTTAAAAAATGCCCTTTTACTGACTCTTAATTGTTCAATGCAATCACTTTCAGTTCCTCTATATAGACGATTAAGGAAATTGCGTCTTTCCAATTCCCAATTTCGGGACGGTTCCTTAACAAAATGCATCTCATGATACCAAGCTACTACACCTAAAAGCATAGCAACGACACTAGCAACAATGAATGTTATTTGCTCTTGCAATtttgcctcttcttcttcatttcttttacGTTTTCGTAAAAGAACTGAAGTGTCAACTACTCTAAGATCCATTTGttaactataaaaaaaacatataataaaACATCAATATTGCATGACACTATAAAGAAAATAGGAAGTAAGAGAAGCTAACTCAATCAGATTCAGAATCAGCTAGTTTAAACATAAAATGGATAAGATGTGATTAAAAAGGACAAGGGATGTGTACAAGCTCACTAAGAAAATGTGAAGAGTTAAGTTAAAACATTCtctaaaaaagtaaaaagtacTGGAGCATTGAAGTGAAAGAAATATCTAAAAAGTATGAACTTGCCATGGCAATCAATTTGAAGCTACAAATTATACGTCAGATTAATCAAATAGTATAAAAATAATGATTGAATACTAGAAAGACATAAATATTCATTTAGTAAGGAAAAAACACTCTAGATCTCTGTTAGCTTCCGCTAGGAAAACTATTTTTTATAAACTGAACTTCACAGATAACTTTATTCCTCTTTTAGATTTTACAACACACACAAACAACTTATTGATTAGTACCTATAGTCCTATTGAAACAATCAAAGCATGTTAGGACAGGAAAGGAAGAATTGACAGTGTaaatgaaaattcaaaattaagtaGATAGACAAGTAAATGGACATGACAACATAAAAGACAGGAAAACAAGAACCTTAGAATCTCTTGACATGCTCACCAAAAGTGATGTTTTGTGCCTGAAAATTGAGGAAAGCAAGGATTAGTCTGGATTTCGCAAGTTCTACCACAACCTTAGCTGAAGGAAAGAAGAGAAAGACTACACTCTGTGAGTTTGATTGCTTAGTTGTGTTCATAATTTCAAACCAAACCAGAAACTACACCTAAGAGAAGCTGAAAGTGCTATATAGTATATCAATATGCAAACAAGAGGAGGGGAAAATTTAAGCATATTTCTTAAACATTATGAGTATGAAGAACACAAAAGGAAAGAAGGTACTAAATCTGGCACAAT is a window of Lotus japonicus ecotype B-129 chromosome 5, LjGifu_v1.2 DNA encoding:
- the LOC130717917 gene encoding uncharacterized protein LOC130717917 isoform X1 codes for the protein MRGKRKMTEASNEDKKDDSRAYFTWNLEMDRALADILRDQRSMGNKSDGAWKGVAYNTAAQILSSRFNLQLIGENVKNRIKLWRSWYGIVSDILSQSGFDWDGTKYMISVSNEDAWNEYVKSHNDAKRFRFKVIANWDDIVDLCAKDRATGIGAETSLDADDIMSKEANEDGAYIVDIDADEQSSTTRKSKQPMEFKKGKSGEKNGIITSMNKVAESLSEFVQATRKGVKNVQEVVHDVMDELKNIPDLNGTQWLKAVDWLSENPNKLEILKALPIERKKDYILAFMH
- the LOC130717917 gene encoding protein ALP1-like isoform X2 encodes the protein MFLHILAHNLKYRVVHFTYYRSKETISRQFNNVLRAMMKVSGEYLKFQDHNNLEGSEAYKWRWFKNSIGALDGTHIPVTVAAEDKPRYRNRKGDISTNVLGVCGPDLKFIYVLPGWEGSAGDSRVLRDALRRQNHLQIPNGKYFLVDAGYTNGPGFLAPYRGTRYHLNEWIGNTPQNYKELFNLRHASARNVIERSFGILKKRWSILRTPSFLI